A DNA window from Phoenix dactylifera cultivar Barhee BC4 chromosome 13, palm_55x_up_171113_PBpolish2nd_filt_p, whole genome shotgun sequence contains the following coding sequences:
- the LOC103716767 gene encoding transcription factor bHLH115-like, with protein sequence MGSSGGGGGGGWLLEFGLVDELNQASDFIWAPQIVENPTASSVIIGFDGLRKDSSLDNSSSRKRARVESCAAPGTKAGREKMRRDRLNDRFTELCSILDPGRPPKADKIAILSDATQLLNQLRLEAEKLNESNKTLQDAIKSLKAEKLELRDEKVRLKAEKEQMEQMMRSFSFASPFIPHPAAAAAPFHAASFAACSKTIPYTNYLPTSMWQWIPPAALDTSHDHVLRPPVA encoded by the exons ATGGGCTCGTCCGGTGGCGGCGGGGGAGGGGGATGGCTTCTGGAATTCGGGCTCGTCGACGAACTTAATCAAGCCTCCGATTTCATCTGGGCTCCCCAGATCGTCGAAAATCCGACGGCTTCTAG TGTCATCATTGGTTTTGATGGTTTGCGCAAGGACAGCTCCTTAGATAATTCTAGCTCGAGGAAGAG GGCCCGTGTGGAGTCATGTGCTGCGCCAGGGACCAAGGCTGGCCGTGAGAAAATGCGAAGGGACAGACTTAATGATAG GTTTACAGAGCTTTGTTCCATTTTGGATCCTGGGAGGCCTCCAAAGGCAGACAAGATCGCCATCTTAAGTGATGCAACTCAACTTCTGAACCAATTAcgtcttgaagcagagaagcttAACGAATCAAACAAAACACTTCAGGATGCCATAAAAAGTCTCAAG GCAGAGAAATTGGAATTAAGGGATGAGAAAGTGAGGCTTAAAGCTGAGAAGGAGCAGATGGAGCAAATGATGAGAAGCTTTAGTTTTGCATCTCCCTTCATCCCACaccctgctgctgctgctgcaccaTTCCATGCGGCATCTTTTGCCGCTTGCAGCAAAACCATCCCATATACAAACTACCTGCCAACGTCCATGTGGCAATGGATACCACCAGCAGCATTGGATACTTCTCACGATCATGTGCTGAGGCCTCCTGTTGCATAG
- the LOC103716768 gene encoding digalactosyldiacylglycerol synthase 2, chloroplastic-like produces MARKQHIAIFTTASLPWMTGTAVNPLFRAAYLAKDGDREVTLVIPWLSVSDQELVYPNGITFSLPSEHEAYVRKWLEERTAISSAFKISFYPGKFSKEKRSILPVGDITEAIPDKVADIAVLEEPEHLTWYHHGRRWKTKFQRVIGVVHTNYLEYVKREKNGHIQAFLLKYINNWVISIYCHKVIRLSAATQELPRSIICNVHGVNPKFLEVGKLKHGQQQRGELAFTKGVYFIGKMLWSKGYRELLQLLSKHQNELAGLQVELYGNGEDFDQVQQSARKLKLDVRVHHGHDHVDPLFHEYKVFINPSTTDVVCTTTAEAIAMGKIVICANHPSNDFFKQFPNCHMYNTSEEFVKLTLQALAEEPVLLTDELRHELSWEAATHRFLRAADLNEVASERALPSSSGPFMLISSHELSRSIEEASAMLHNTISGTEAARCAFGAIPDTLHPDEQQCKELGLVFSERKPFLRH; encoded by the exons ATGGCTCGGAAGCAACATATTGCAATATTTACAACTGCAAGCCTTCCATGGATGACTGGAACTGCTGTCAACCCTTTGTTTCGTGCTGCTTATCTTGCAAAGGACGGTGACAGAGAGGTTACTTTAGTGATTCCTTGGCTGTCCGTGAGTGATCAAGAATTAGTTTATCCCAATGGAATCACATTTAGCTTGCCATCTGAACATGAAGCTTATGTGCGCAAGTGGCTTGAAGAGAGGACTGCTATTTCATCAGCATTTAAAATAAGCTTCTACCCTGGAAAG TTTTCCAAAGAGAAAAGGAGCATTCTACCTGTTGGTGATATTACCGAAGCAATTCCCGATAAGGTGGCAGACATTGCTGTCCTTGAGGAGCCTGAGCATCTTACATGGTACCATCATGGACGAAGATGGAAAACTAAATTCCAGAGAGTGATTGGTGTTGTTCACACCAATTATTTGGAATatgtgaagagagagaaaaacggGCATATACAGGCCTTTCTTTTGAAATACATCAATAACTGGGTTATCAGTATCTACTGCCACAAA GTTATAAGATTGTCAGCTGCCACTCAAGAACTCCCAAGATCCATCATCTGCAATGTTCATGGTGTCAACCCCAAATTTCTTGAGGTTGGCAAGTTGAAGCATGGACAGCAACAGAGAGGGGAACTAGCATTCACCAAGGGTGTGTACTTTATTGGGAAGATGTTATGGAGTAAGGGCTACAGGGAATTACTGCAACTACTCTCAAAGCACCAAAATGAACTAGCTGGTCTTCAAGTGGAATTATATGGAAACGGAGAAGACTTTGATCAAGTCCAACAATCTGCTAGAAAATTGAAATTGGATGTAAGAGTTCACCATGGTCATGATCATGTGGATCCTTTGTTTCATGA GTACAAGGTGTTTATAAATCCAAGCACTACAGATGTAGTTTGCACAACAACTGCAGAAGCTATTGCGATGGGAAAAATTGTCATCTGTGCCAACCATCCTTCAAATGACTTCTTCAAGCAATTTCCTAACTGCCACATGTATAATACCAGTGAGGAATTTGTGAAATTAACTCTTCAAGCTCTGGCTGAAGAACCTGTGCTGCTTACTGATGAACTGAGGCATGAGCTGTCATGGGAGGCAGCCACACACAGATTTCTGAGGGCTGCCGATCTAAATGAGGTTGCTTCTGAGAGAGCACTTCCTTCCTCTTCTGGGCCTTTCATGTTGATCTCTTCTCATGAGCTTAGCCGGAGCATAGAAGAAGCATCTGCAATGTTGCATAATACCATTTCTGGTACCGAGGCTGCACGTTGTGCCTTTGGTGCAATCCCGGATACTTTGCACCCAGACGAGCAACAGTGCAAGGAGCTTGGGTTGGTTTTTTCAGAGCGAAAGCCATTTCTGAGGCATTGA
- the LOC103716769 gene encoding folylpolyglutamate synthase isoform X3, with protein sequence MVAPDLLSPRTPSPSARVTTAPIIRGFGGNIPFRCTRCRSLSATPSLRASESYRLRAGSWTLGMAAGGGVGSSERDGSLALYEESLNCLSSLITRRTRADGTNKGDNFDLMFDYLKMLELDGPISQLKVIHVAGTKGKGSTCVFTEAILRCCGFRTGLFTSPHLIDVRERFRIDGVEISEGKFLEYFWWCWNRLQEKTNDDVPMPTYFRFLALLAFKIFSAEQVDVAILEVGLGGKFDATNVVQKPIVCGISSLGYDHMEILGNTLGEIAGEKSGIFKREVAAYTVPQPEEAMSVLKDKASQLGIPLHVVSPLDSGALKDQHLGLDGEHQYINASLAISLSRAWLKETGNTEGINFEDATFLPEQFVRGLTKASFQGRAQIVPDSHLRSQERNFNLGDLVFYLDGAHSPESLEVCARWFSHVIREDTQHSDTQGEQHYDSCNARQILLFNCMSVRDPQLLLPRLVNTCEQHGVHFHKALFVPNQSVYNKVGSHASPPADPQHVDLSWQLTLQKVWESLACSDKGLSNTRDHERSSVFSSLPMAIRWLRENAQQNRSARFQVLVTGSLHLVGDVLRLIKK encoded by the exons ATGGTGGCGCCCGATCTGCTGTCGCCTCGAACCCCATCCCCATCTGCCCGTGTAACAACCGCCCCCATCATACGGGGGTTCGGAGGAAATATTCCATTCCGCTGCACCCGGTGTCGCTCGCTCTCTGCGACTCCCTCCCTCCGAGCTTCAGAAAGCTATCGGCTTCGCGCTGGATCGTGGACTCTAGGCATGGCGGCTGGAG GGGGCGTTGGATCGTCGGAGCGCGACGGCTCGCTGGCGCTGTACGAGGAGTCGTTGAATTGCCTGTCCTCTCTCATCACTCGACGCACTCGAGCTGATGGGACGAACAAGGGCGACAACTTCGATCTAATGTTTGACTATCTAAAG ATGCTAGAGTTGGATGGCCCGATCTCTCAACTGAAAGTTATCCATGTCGCCGGGACTAAAGGAAAG GGTTCGACATGCGTGTTCACTGAAGCTATTCTGCGGTGTTGTGGATTTCGGACTGGGCTCTTTACATCCCCTCACTTAATCGATGTCCGGGAGCGGTTTAGGATAGATGG gGTGGAAATTTCAGAAGGGAAGTTTTTGGAATACTTTTGGTGGTGTTGGAACAGGCtgcag GAGAAAACTAATGATGATGTACCCATGCCAACCTACTTCCGGTTCCTTGCTTTGCTTGCATTCAAGATATTTTCAGCTGAGCAG GTAGATGTTGCTATTCTTGAGGTTGGTTTGGGTGGAAAATTTGATGCAACTAACGTG GTGCAGAAACCTATTGTTTGTGGAATATCTTCCCTAGGGTACGACCATATGGAAATTCTTG GAAATACACTGGGAGAAATTGCTGGAGAGAAATCTGGCATCTTTAAG CGAGAAGTTGCAGCCTACACCGTGCCTCAGCCAGAAGAAGCAATGTCTGTGCTCAAGGATAAGGCTTCTCAATTAGGT ATTCCTCTGCATGTAGTATCGCCTCTGGATTCTGGAGCACTGAAGGATCAGCATCTTGGACTTGATGGTGAACATCAATACATAAATGCAAGCCTTGCAATTTCTTTGTCTAGAGCTTGGCTTAAAGAAACTGGAAATACAGAAGGCATAAATTTTGAAGATGCT ACCTTTCTACCCGAGCAGTTTGTCAGAGGCCTCACAAAAGCCAGTTTTCAAGGACGAGCACAAATTGTCCCTGATTCACATTTAAGGTCACAAGAGAGGAACTTCAACCTTGGGGACTTGGTTTTTTATTTGGATGGAGCGCATAGCCCCGAAAGTTTGGAGGTGTGTGCAAGATGGTTCTCACATGTTATCAGAGAAGATACTCAACACTCAGATACCCAAGGGGAACAACATTATGATAGTTGCAATGCTAGACAG ATACTTCTGTTCAATTGCATGTCAGTGAGAGATCCTCAGTTATTGCTTCCACGTCTCGTAAATACTTGTGAGCAGCATG GGGTCCACTTCCACAAGGCTCTTTTTGTACCAAACCAGTCAGTTTATAACAAGGTTGGTTCCCATGCATCACCACCAGCAGATCCTCAGCATGTCGATTTGTCCTGGCAGCTGACACTACAGAAAGTGTGGGAAAGCCTTGCCTGCAGCGACAAAG GACTAAGTAACACAAGGGATCACGAGCGCAGTTCAGTATTTTCTTCACTCCCTATGGCTATTAGGTGGCTCAGGGAAAATGCTCAGCAAAACCGATCTGCTCGTTTTCAG GTCCTAGTGACTGGTTCATTGCACCTCGTGGGGGATGTGTTGAGATTGATCAAGAagtga
- the LOC103716769 gene encoding folylpolyglutamate synthase isoform X4, with product MVAPDLLSPRTPSPSARVTTAPIIRGFGGNIPFRCTRCRSLSATPSLRASESYRLRAGSWTLGMAAGGGVGSSERDGSLALYEESLNCLSSLITRRTRADGTNKGDNFDLMFDYLKMLELDGPISQLKVIHVAGTKGKGSTCVFTEAILRCCGFRTGLFTSPHLIDVRERFRIDGVEISEGKFLEYFWWCWNRLQEKTNDDVPMPTYFRFLALLAFKIFSAEQVQKPIVCGISSLGYDHMEILGNTLGEIAGEKSGIFKREVAAYTVPQPEEAMSVLKDKASQLGIPLHVVSPLDSGALKDQHLGLDGEHQYINASLAISLSRAWLKETGNTEGINFEDATFLPEQFVRGLTKASFQGRAQIVPDSHLRSQERNFNLGDLVFYLDGAHSPESLEVCARWFSHVIREDTQHSDTQGEQHYDSCNARQILLFNCMSVRDPQLLLPRLVNTCEQHGVHFHKALFVPNQSVYNKVGSHASPPADPQHVDLSWQLTLQKVWESLACSDKDAGLSNTRDHERSSVFSSLPMAIRWLRENAQQNRSARFQVLVTGSLHLVGDVLRLIKK from the exons ATGGTGGCGCCCGATCTGCTGTCGCCTCGAACCCCATCCCCATCTGCCCGTGTAACAACCGCCCCCATCATACGGGGGTTCGGAGGAAATATTCCATTCCGCTGCACCCGGTGTCGCTCGCTCTCTGCGACTCCCTCCCTCCGAGCTTCAGAAAGCTATCGGCTTCGCGCTGGATCGTGGACTCTAGGCATGGCGGCTGGAG GGGGCGTTGGATCGTCGGAGCGCGACGGCTCGCTGGCGCTGTACGAGGAGTCGTTGAATTGCCTGTCCTCTCTCATCACTCGACGCACTCGAGCTGATGGGACGAACAAGGGCGACAACTTCGATCTAATGTTTGACTATCTAAAG ATGCTAGAGTTGGATGGCCCGATCTCTCAACTGAAAGTTATCCATGTCGCCGGGACTAAAGGAAAG GGTTCGACATGCGTGTTCACTGAAGCTATTCTGCGGTGTTGTGGATTTCGGACTGGGCTCTTTACATCCCCTCACTTAATCGATGTCCGGGAGCGGTTTAGGATAGATGG gGTGGAAATTTCAGAAGGGAAGTTTTTGGAATACTTTTGGTGGTGTTGGAACAGGCtgcag GAGAAAACTAATGATGATGTACCCATGCCAACCTACTTCCGGTTCCTTGCTTTGCTTGCATTCAAGATATTTTCAGCTGAGCAG GTGCAGAAACCTATTGTTTGTGGAATATCTTCCCTAGGGTACGACCATATGGAAATTCTTG GAAATACACTGGGAGAAATTGCTGGAGAGAAATCTGGCATCTTTAAG CGAGAAGTTGCAGCCTACACCGTGCCTCAGCCAGAAGAAGCAATGTCTGTGCTCAAGGATAAGGCTTCTCAATTAGGT ATTCCTCTGCATGTAGTATCGCCTCTGGATTCTGGAGCACTGAAGGATCAGCATCTTGGACTTGATGGTGAACATCAATACATAAATGCAAGCCTTGCAATTTCTTTGTCTAGAGCTTGGCTTAAAGAAACTGGAAATACAGAAGGCATAAATTTTGAAGATGCT ACCTTTCTACCCGAGCAGTTTGTCAGAGGCCTCACAAAAGCCAGTTTTCAAGGACGAGCACAAATTGTCCCTGATTCACATTTAAGGTCACAAGAGAGGAACTTCAACCTTGGGGACTTGGTTTTTTATTTGGATGGAGCGCATAGCCCCGAAAGTTTGGAGGTGTGTGCAAGATGGTTCTCACATGTTATCAGAGAAGATACTCAACACTCAGATACCCAAGGGGAACAACATTATGATAGTTGCAATGCTAGACAG ATACTTCTGTTCAATTGCATGTCAGTGAGAGATCCTCAGTTATTGCTTCCACGTCTCGTAAATACTTGTGAGCAGCATG GGGTCCACTTCCACAAGGCTCTTTTTGTACCAAACCAGTCAGTTTATAACAAGGTTGGTTCCCATGCATCACCACCAGCAGATCCTCAGCATGTCGATTTGTCCTGGCAGCTGACACTACAGAAAGTGTGGGAAAGCCTTGCCTGCAGCGACAAAG ATGCAGGACTAAGTAACACAAGGGATCACGAGCGCAGTTCAGTATTTTCTTCACTCCCTATGGCTATTAGGTGGCTCAGGGAAAATGCTCAGCAAAACCGATCTGCTCGTTTTCAG GTCCTAGTGACTGGTTCATTGCACCTCGTGGGGGATGTGTTGAGATTGATCAAGAagtga
- the LOC103716769 gene encoding folylpolyglutamate synthase isoform X2, giving the protein MVAPDLLSPRTPSPSARVTTAPIIRGFGGNIPFRCTRCRSLSATPSLRASESYRLRAGSWTLGMAAGGGVGSSERDGSLALYEESLNCLSSLITRRTRADGTNKGDNFDLMFDYLKMLELDGPISQLKVIHVAGTKGKGSTCVFTEAILRCCGFRTGLFTSPHLIDVRERFRIDGVEISEGKFLEYFWWCWNRLQEKTNDDVPMPTYFRFLALLAFKIFSAEQVDVAILEVGLGGKFDATNVVQKPIVCGISSLGYDHMEILGNTLGEIAGEKSGIFKREVAAYTVPQPEEAMSVLKDKASQLGIPLHVVSPLDSGALKDQHLGLDGEHQYINASLAISLSRAWLKETGNTEGINFEDATFLPEQFVRGLTKASFQGRAQIVPDSHLRSQERNFNLGDLVFYLDGAHSPESLEVCARWFSHVIREDTQHSDTQGEQHYDSCNARQILLFNCMSVRDPQLLLPRLVNTCEQHGVHFHKALFVPNQSVYNKVGSHASPPADPQHVDLSWQLTLQKVWESLACSDKDAGLSNTRDHERSSVFSSLPMAIRWLRENAQQNRSARFQVLVTGSLHLVGDVLRLIKK; this is encoded by the exons ATGGTGGCGCCCGATCTGCTGTCGCCTCGAACCCCATCCCCATCTGCCCGTGTAACAACCGCCCCCATCATACGGGGGTTCGGAGGAAATATTCCATTCCGCTGCACCCGGTGTCGCTCGCTCTCTGCGACTCCCTCCCTCCGAGCTTCAGAAAGCTATCGGCTTCGCGCTGGATCGTGGACTCTAGGCATGGCGGCTGGAG GGGGCGTTGGATCGTCGGAGCGCGACGGCTCGCTGGCGCTGTACGAGGAGTCGTTGAATTGCCTGTCCTCTCTCATCACTCGACGCACTCGAGCTGATGGGACGAACAAGGGCGACAACTTCGATCTAATGTTTGACTATCTAAAG ATGCTAGAGTTGGATGGCCCGATCTCTCAACTGAAAGTTATCCATGTCGCCGGGACTAAAGGAAAG GGTTCGACATGCGTGTTCACTGAAGCTATTCTGCGGTGTTGTGGATTTCGGACTGGGCTCTTTACATCCCCTCACTTAATCGATGTCCGGGAGCGGTTTAGGATAGATGG gGTGGAAATTTCAGAAGGGAAGTTTTTGGAATACTTTTGGTGGTGTTGGAACAGGCtgcag GAGAAAACTAATGATGATGTACCCATGCCAACCTACTTCCGGTTCCTTGCTTTGCTTGCATTCAAGATATTTTCAGCTGAGCAG GTAGATGTTGCTATTCTTGAGGTTGGTTTGGGTGGAAAATTTGATGCAACTAACGTG GTGCAGAAACCTATTGTTTGTGGAATATCTTCCCTAGGGTACGACCATATGGAAATTCTTG GAAATACACTGGGAGAAATTGCTGGAGAGAAATCTGGCATCTTTAAG CGAGAAGTTGCAGCCTACACCGTGCCTCAGCCAGAAGAAGCAATGTCTGTGCTCAAGGATAAGGCTTCTCAATTAGGT ATTCCTCTGCATGTAGTATCGCCTCTGGATTCTGGAGCACTGAAGGATCAGCATCTTGGACTTGATGGTGAACATCAATACATAAATGCAAGCCTTGCAATTTCTTTGTCTAGAGCTTGGCTTAAAGAAACTGGAAATACAGAAGGCATAAATTTTGAAGATGCT ACCTTTCTACCCGAGCAGTTTGTCAGAGGCCTCACAAAAGCCAGTTTTCAAGGACGAGCACAAATTGTCCCTGATTCACATTTAAGGTCACAAGAGAGGAACTTCAACCTTGGGGACTTGGTTTTTTATTTGGATGGAGCGCATAGCCCCGAAAGTTTGGAGGTGTGTGCAAGATGGTTCTCACATGTTATCAGAGAAGATACTCAACACTCAGATACCCAAGGGGAACAACATTATGATAGTTGCAATGCTAGACAG ATACTTCTGTTCAATTGCATGTCAGTGAGAGATCCTCAGTTATTGCTTCCACGTCTCGTAAATACTTGTGAGCAGCATG GGGTCCACTTCCACAAGGCTCTTTTTGTACCAAACCAGTCAGTTTATAACAAGGTTGGTTCCCATGCATCACCACCAGCAGATCCTCAGCATGTCGATTTGTCCTGGCAGCTGACACTACAGAAAGTGTGGGAAAGCCTTGCCTGCAGCGACAAAG ATGCAGGACTAAGTAACACAAGGGATCACGAGCGCAGTTCAGTATTTTCTTCACTCCCTATGGCTATTAGGTGGCTCAGGGAAAATGCTCAGCAAAACCGATCTGCTCGTTTTCAG GTCCTAGTGACTGGTTCATTGCACCTCGTGGGGGATGTGTTGAGATTGATCAAGAagtga
- the LOC103716769 gene encoding folylpolyglutamate synthase isoform X1, translated as MVAPDLLSPRTPSPSARVTTAPIIRGFGGNIPFRCTRCRSLSATPSLRASESYRLRAGSWTLGMAAGGGVGSSERDGSLALYEESLNCLSSLITRRTRADGTNKGDNFDLMFDYLKMLELDGPISQLKVIHVAGTKGKGSTCVFTEAILRCCGFRTGLFTSPHLIDVRERFRIDGVEISEGKFLEYFWWCWNRLQEKTNDDVPMPTYFRFLALLAFKIFSAEQVDVAILEVGLGGKFDATNVVRTNAIKVQKPIVCGISSLGYDHMEILGNTLGEIAGEKSGIFKREVAAYTVPQPEEAMSVLKDKASQLGIPLHVVSPLDSGALKDQHLGLDGEHQYINASLAISLSRAWLKETGNTEGINFEDATFLPEQFVRGLTKASFQGRAQIVPDSHLRSQERNFNLGDLVFYLDGAHSPESLEVCARWFSHVIREDTQHSDTQGEQHYDSCNARQILLFNCMSVRDPQLLLPRLVNTCEQHGVHFHKALFVPNQSVYNKVGSHASPPADPQHVDLSWQLTLQKVWESLACSDKDAGLSNTRDHERSSVFSSLPMAIRWLRENAQQNRSARFQVLVTGSLHLVGDVLRLIKK; from the exons ATGGTGGCGCCCGATCTGCTGTCGCCTCGAACCCCATCCCCATCTGCCCGTGTAACAACCGCCCCCATCATACGGGGGTTCGGAGGAAATATTCCATTCCGCTGCACCCGGTGTCGCTCGCTCTCTGCGACTCCCTCCCTCCGAGCTTCAGAAAGCTATCGGCTTCGCGCTGGATCGTGGACTCTAGGCATGGCGGCTGGAG GGGGCGTTGGATCGTCGGAGCGCGACGGCTCGCTGGCGCTGTACGAGGAGTCGTTGAATTGCCTGTCCTCTCTCATCACTCGACGCACTCGAGCTGATGGGACGAACAAGGGCGACAACTTCGATCTAATGTTTGACTATCTAAAG ATGCTAGAGTTGGATGGCCCGATCTCTCAACTGAAAGTTATCCATGTCGCCGGGACTAAAGGAAAG GGTTCGACATGCGTGTTCACTGAAGCTATTCTGCGGTGTTGTGGATTTCGGACTGGGCTCTTTACATCCCCTCACTTAATCGATGTCCGGGAGCGGTTTAGGATAGATGG gGTGGAAATTTCAGAAGGGAAGTTTTTGGAATACTTTTGGTGGTGTTGGAACAGGCtgcag GAGAAAACTAATGATGATGTACCCATGCCAACCTACTTCCGGTTCCTTGCTTTGCTTGCATTCAAGATATTTTCAGCTGAGCAG GTAGATGTTGCTATTCTTGAGGTTGGTTTGGGTGGAAAATTTGATGCAACTAACGTGGTGCGTACAAATGCTATTAAG GTGCAGAAACCTATTGTTTGTGGAATATCTTCCCTAGGGTACGACCATATGGAAATTCTTG GAAATACACTGGGAGAAATTGCTGGAGAGAAATCTGGCATCTTTAAG CGAGAAGTTGCAGCCTACACCGTGCCTCAGCCAGAAGAAGCAATGTCTGTGCTCAAGGATAAGGCTTCTCAATTAGGT ATTCCTCTGCATGTAGTATCGCCTCTGGATTCTGGAGCACTGAAGGATCAGCATCTTGGACTTGATGGTGAACATCAATACATAAATGCAAGCCTTGCAATTTCTTTGTCTAGAGCTTGGCTTAAAGAAACTGGAAATACAGAAGGCATAAATTTTGAAGATGCT ACCTTTCTACCCGAGCAGTTTGTCAGAGGCCTCACAAAAGCCAGTTTTCAAGGACGAGCACAAATTGTCCCTGATTCACATTTAAGGTCACAAGAGAGGAACTTCAACCTTGGGGACTTGGTTTTTTATTTGGATGGAGCGCATAGCCCCGAAAGTTTGGAGGTGTGTGCAAGATGGTTCTCACATGTTATCAGAGAAGATACTCAACACTCAGATACCCAAGGGGAACAACATTATGATAGTTGCAATGCTAGACAG ATACTTCTGTTCAATTGCATGTCAGTGAGAGATCCTCAGTTATTGCTTCCACGTCTCGTAAATACTTGTGAGCAGCATG GGGTCCACTTCCACAAGGCTCTTTTTGTACCAAACCAGTCAGTTTATAACAAGGTTGGTTCCCATGCATCACCACCAGCAGATCCTCAGCATGTCGATTTGTCCTGGCAGCTGACACTACAGAAAGTGTGGGAAAGCCTTGCCTGCAGCGACAAAG ATGCAGGACTAAGTAACACAAGGGATCACGAGCGCAGTTCAGTATTTTCTTCACTCCCTATGGCTATTAGGTGGCTCAGGGAAAATGCTCAGCAAAACCGATCTGCTCGTTTTCAG GTCCTAGTGACTGGTTCATTGCACCTCGTGGGGGATGTGTTGAGATTGATCAAGAagtga